CCCGCGTGTTCGGCGCTCACCCCGTGGATGTCGCCGCCGAACAGATAGCGCATGGCGGCCGGGGCCAGCCGCTCCCGCGCACCCGTCTCCGCCACCAGCAGCAGATGCGGGCCGTCCAGGTCGATGCCCAGGCGGCGGCCCCGTTCGGCCAGCCCCGCCGGGTCGCGGCCGGGGTCCGTCAGCAGGTCCGCGATCAGCTCGCCGCGTATCCGGTTCTCCGTCTCGGCCACCGTGCGCCGCAGGAGCAGGAGGAGTCCGGTGACCACGGCCGACCGCTCGAACAGCCGCCGGTCGGAGTCGTCCAGCGGCCGGCTCCGGTGCAGCACCAGACCGGCCAGCAGCTCCTGCCCGGCGAGCACCGCGCAGACCACCCGACCGTCGCGGTGCACCGCACGTGCCCCCGTACGGGACTCCTCGGCCGCCTCCGCCAGCCACCCGGCGTCCATGCCGTCGGCGGCGAAGCCCGTACCGTCCGGGCGCACGGCGGCCAGCGGGCGGCCGCCCGGGTCGTGAATGGTCAGCGGGGAGTCGAGCAGCCCGGCGACGGCCGCCGCCACGTCCTTCACGTCCCTGCCCCGCAGCACCAGGTCCGTCAGCCGGTCGTGCGACTCCTCGGCCCGCTGCATGGCCGCCGAGTGCGCGCGTACGGAGGCGTTGGCCTCGGCCAGCTCCGCGTTGGCCTCCGCGAGTTCGGCGAGGGCCGCGGTCGTGTCGGCCAGTGCGCGGGCCGTGTCGATCGCGATCGCGGCGTGCGCGGCCAGCGAGCAGAGCAGGGCGACCTCGTCGGGGCTGAAGACCCTGGGGGCGCGGTCGGCCGCGAAGAGGACGCCGATCACCTTTCCCGTACCGCCGCGGCTGGAGCCGAGCAGCAGGGGCACGCCCAGGATGGCCACCAGGCCCTCGTCCAGCACGCCGGCGTTGATGTTGCGGGTGTGGCGGAAGCGGTCGTCGGTGCGGTAGTCCGGCGTCGCGTACGGACTCGCCGTCTGCGCCACCAGGCCGCCGAGCCCCTCGCCGAGTTCGAGGCGCAGCCGCTGGAAGAGCACCGACACCGAGCCGTCGGTCACCCGCATGTAGGTGTCGCCCGCCTCCTCGTCCGGGAGCGTGAGGTAGGCCGTGTCCGTGCCCAGCAGCATCCTGGCCCGCCGCACGATCGCCTTCAGCACGTCGTCCAGATCGCGGGAGGCCGCCAGGTCGCCCGCCGTGTCGAAGAGCGCGGTCAGCTGGAGCTCGCGGCGGCGGTGCTGGCGCAGGGCGCCCCTGATCCGCAGCGCGGTGGCCGTGGCCCGCTCCACCTCGGCGAGCTCCTCGGCGGGCACACCGTCCCCCCGGGCCTGCGAGGAGACCGCCCCCAGCGCCTCGGCGGGCGCGTCGTCGGCCAGCAGGTCGAACAGGCGCCGGAGGTGGGGGGCGGCGGAGGGGAGCGGTTCAGGCATGGCGTCCAGCGTTCGTAGGAGGCGGGTCGGGGTCAGTTGGCGGTCCAGCCGCCGTCCATGGAGAGCGAGGTGCCGGTGATGTGCCCGGTGCGCGGCCCGCACAGCCACAGGACCGCCTCGGCGACGTCCGCCGGTTCGATCAGCCGTTTGATCGCGCTGCGCTCCAGCATCACCCGCCCCACCACGTCCGCCTCCGAGATGCCGTGCGTCCGTGCCTGGTCGGCGATCTGGTTCTCGACCAGGGGCGTGCGTACGTAACCGGGGCTGACGCAGTTGCTCGTCACCCCGTGCTCCGCCGCTTCGAGCGCCACCACCTTGCTCAGCCCCTCCAGTGCGTGCTTGGCCGTCACATAGGCCGACTTGTACGGGCTCGCGCGCAGCCCGTGCACCGACGAGATGTTGACCACGCGCCCCCAGCCGCGTTCGTACATGCCCGGCAGGGTCCGGCGCAAGATGCGGAACGGGGTCTCCACCATCACGCGCTGGATGAGCGCGAAGCGTTCCGGCGGGAACTCGTGGACGGGGGCGACGTGCTGGAGCCCCGCGTTGTTGACCACGACGTCCACGTCGGCCGGCAGCGTGTCGACGACCGCCGGGTCGGACAGGTCCACCACCCAGGCCGTCCCGCCGATCTCCTCCGCCAGGCCCTTCGCGGCCTCGCCGGACCGGTCCACGACGTGCACATGTGCACCCGCCGCGGCCAGCGCCTGCGCACAGGCCCGCCCGATGCCGCTCGCCGCTCCGGTCACCAGCGCGGTGCGCCCGGCCAGCAGCGGTTCGGCGGGGGGCTGCGGTGATTCGCCGCCGGGGGAGGGGGCGGGGGGCTCGTGATCCGGTCTGCGGGAAGTCTCCATGGCCGTCACCGTAGGTACGCGGCGGCCCGTGTCACACGGCGCCGGTGCACACACCCTCCCGCCCCGGCATGGTGGCGGCGTACATGGTGCCGCGCGGCGCCGGGACGGCCCGCCGCGGAGCCCCCGGACCGCACAAGGGACCGGCCGCACACACCCGGCACGTGCCGGTGTCCGCCTGCCACATGGGCGCGGGGAGCCCCTGCTCGTAGGTTCCGGCAGCAACCCGATCCCCCGCACGTACCGACCAGGGAGGCACCCGTGCGCCCACCGATCCTGAGACGTCTCCTCCGCCGCGTCGCATCCGCGGCCGCCCTCGGGCTGCTCGCGGCGACGCTGAGCACCACGGCCGCCGCGACACCGGCCGCAGCCGCTGCCGCCGGTCTCCAGCAGGTCACCGGCTTCGGCTCGAACCCCGGCAATCTCCAGATGTACGCCTACACGCCCGCCGGCCTGCCCGCGAACGCCCCCCTGGTCGTCGCCCTGCACGGCTGCACCCAGACGGCCTCCGCGTACTACACCAACTCCGGCTGGCCGCAGTTCGCCGACAAGTGGGGCTTCGCCGTCGTCTTCCCGCAGACCACGTCCGCGAACAACTCCCTCTCCTGCTTCGGCTGGTTCGACCCGGCCGAGGACACCCGGGGCAAGGGCGAGGCGGCGTCCGTCGTGCAGATGGTCGAGTACGCCAAGCAGACGTACGGCTCGGACGGCCGCCGGGTGTACGTCACCGGGCTCTCGGCGGGCGGCGGCATGACGGCGGACCTGCTGGCCGCCTACCCGGACGTCTTCGCGGGCGGTTCGGTGGCCTCGGGCCTGCCCGCGCAGTGTGCGACGAGCCAGGCGGCCGCTTCGGGCTGCCAGACGGGCCCGCAGAAGCTCAGCCCCGCACAGTGGGGCGACAAGGTGCGCAGCGCCTATCCGGGGTACACCGGCCCCTGGCCCCGCGTCGCGGTCTGGCAGGGCACCTCGGACTACACGGTGTACCCGGCCAACGCCACGGCCCTGCGCGACCAGTGGACGGACGTCT
This genomic interval from Streptomyces sp. NBC_00464 contains the following:
- a CDS encoding helix-turn-helix domain-containing protein — its product is MPEPLPSAAPHLRRLFDLLADDAPAEALGAVSSQARGDGVPAEELAEVERATATALRIRGALRQHRRRELQLTALFDTAGDLAASRDLDDVLKAIVRRARMLLGTDTAYLTLPDEEAGDTYMRVTDGSVSVLFQRLRLELGEGLGGLVAQTASPYATPDYRTDDRFRHTRNINAGVLDEGLVAILGVPLLLGSSRGGTGKVIGVLFAADRAPRVFSPDEVALLCSLAAHAAIAIDTARALADTTAALAELAEANAELAEANASVRAHSAAMQRAEESHDRLTDLVLRGRDVKDVAAAVAGLLDSPLTIHDPGGRPLAAVRPDGTGFAADGMDAGWLAEAAEESRTGARAVHRDGRVVCAVLAGQELLAGLVLHRSRPLDDSDRRLFERSAVVTGLLLLLRRTVAETENRIRGELIADLLTDPGRDPAGLAERGRRLGIDLDGPHLLLVAETGARERLAPAAMRYLFGGDIHGVSAEHAGTVVLLIEGDGTDAGRAARSAAAQLGQLAQSPVTVAAAGPARGPRELAAAYGEAARCLRAMRVLGRTGEGACVDELGFLGVVLGNAQDVDGFVKAALGPLLEYDAQRGTHLVRTLSAYFGAGGSLIRAKDELHVHVNTVVQRLDRVQVLLGRDWNEPDRALELQLALRLYLLSGAGPTNGR
- a CDS encoding 3-hydroxybutyrate dehydrogenase — protein: METSRRPDHEPPAPSPGGESPQPPAEPLLAGRTALVTGAASGIGRACAQALAAAGAHVHVVDRSGEAAKGLAEEIGGTAWVVDLSDPAVVDTLPADVDVVVNNAGLQHVAPVHEFPPERFALIQRVMVETPFRILRRTLPGMYERGWGRVVNISSVHGLRASPYKSAYVTAKHALEGLSKVVALEAAEHGVTSNCVSPGYVRTPLVENQIADQARTHGISEADVVGRVMLERSAIKRLIEPADVAEAVLWLCGPRTGHITGTSLSMDGGWTAN
- a CDS encoding extracellular catalytic domain type 1 short-chain-length polyhydroxyalkanoate depolymerase; this translates as MRPPILRRLLRRVASAAALGLLAATLSTTAAATPAAAAAAGLQQVTGFGSNPGNLQMYAYTPAGLPANAPLVVALHGCTQTASAYYTNSGWPQFADKWGFAVVFPQTTSANNSLSCFGWFDPAEDTRGKGEAASVVQMVEYAKQTYGSDGRRVYVTGLSAGGGMTADLLAAYPDVFAGGSVASGLPAQCATSQAAASGCQTGPQKLSPAQWGDKVRSAYPGYTGPWPRVAVWQGTSDYTVYPANATALRDQWTDVWGIGQTPSSTDTLPGNTTRSVYNDASGRPAVETYSVSGMGHGLPVSPGSGDQQCGTTAAYFLNAICSTYYTGVFWGLDGGTPGGGGDQLPAPAGVIVTGTTDTTAALSWNAVEGAASYAVYRNGTKIASPTATTYTDTGLTAGTAYRYTVTAIDAAGTAGTASAQVTATTTGGSTPAKCYTATNYAQVTAGRAHTTGGYVYANGSNQNMGLYNVFVSHTLKESPAGYFVIADSGCTS